In Crinalium epipsammum PCC 9333, the genomic window GCGCGGTGTTGTCTCTCCCACCACATAACAGCGTTCATTTTCTAAATCTTCCCCCCGCAAGAGTTTTTCTATAAGTGCTTCACCTTCACCTACAGAAACAATCGTGCCATCAGGTAAACTATTACCTAGTTGCTCATAAAATACACTGACAGCACCACCACCAACAACGGCGCGGGCATCAGGATGATATTTTTGAGCCTGTTTTAATCCTTGTTTTATTAATCCTAAATTGCGCCAAAGTTCTGTATAGTAAGCTGTAGTTACACGCAGTCCTCCTAGCGCACCCCTAATTCTTTTTAAAGGATTTTTGGCGTAGTAAAATTCAAAAGCGTGTTGAAGTGGGTTTCCCCCTCTACCTCCCACAGGCGCATAAATCTGGATATCTCGCCAAGAAAATACCAATAGCGTCGGCTGAAATTCATCTATACAAGCCTCTAACGCACCAGCAAAATCTAGAGGTGGTACTGTTCCCAAGTCAAATATTCGCTGCTTGACATCGGGAAACAGCTTGTGAACATAATCAGCTAGATAAACAACCCCGATTGGGAAAATAGGGTTACAAGGAAGGCGGACGTATAGAAGGCGATTTTCCATCGTATTTTTCTAGTATCCAGATTTGCCGCTATTTAACTTAGCAGAACAGTGTTTAATGACATACTAATTGGGCTGGATACCGTAACCCAGTTTTTTATATGTTTTAGGTACTAATGGGAGATCAAAAATTCCCGCAGCCCAAAGGTGGTTTTTTAGTGTATTACTATAAGTTTAACAATACAACTTACTGGACTGCTCTGCACAGCTATTTTTTCACCACACCATCTATCTGAACTTCTTTTCTGGGGAGGAGGCAAAATTTCAGTTTAAGATGCTTTGAGGTAGTATATATAGCTAAATTTTTTACTCTAGACTAAAAGCAGATTTTTTGGTATACCTCTGGAAACAAATTTAGCTAAATTTCTCGGTTGGTAGTGGAATTTACAGCTAACGGTGATCTAGCAGTGTTAGCCTTCTTTATGTAGTTACCTATCTGCTCCCAGGCTGCTGTAATATGGCTCAGATTCTTGATCCCGTACCTTCGGATGGTTCTAATGTAATTTTGTGCTGCTATGTCAATGCCACAAGTCAAATGCAGATTGCTCGGATCACCAACGTTCCCAACTGGTATTTTGAGAGAGTGGTCTTTCCAGGGCAACGTTTGGTATTTGAGGCGATCGCAGATGCTCACTTAGAAATTCACACTGGCATGATGGCAAGTGCGATTCTTTCAGATCATATACCATGCGTAGAGCTTTCTGTCAACGACACCATATCAACAATATCAATTACAGAAACAAGTCAGGAAAAAAAAGATTATAACCCAACTTTGTCCCCTGTCAATCATAAAATAATTGCCACCCCAGAACCTTTAACAACATCCACCCTTTGCTAAAATCCGTTTTAAATTTTTATAAGTATGGAGTTACTCAATCAGGTAACTCCATATTGCTATGAAGTAGCCTGGTGTAAATAAACTTAACACGGGTATCTGCTCATGGGTCATTGCTCATTGGTCATGGGTCATTGATAATTGTTAATTGTTAATTGTTAATTGTTAAGTGAATTTACCTTCATTCCTGTGGCTGTGGAGAAGTGCTGCTTGGTCGATGGGCTTTGCTGTTTTGGCGTATTTACTTTTAGGTATTACCGGATGGATGTTAAGCCGCCAAGAAGAACAAGAAAATCCGCAGCCTAAATGGTTAAAACCTTTTCATAACATCACTGGGATAATTCTAGTTGGTTTAGTTTTGTTCTTATTAGCAATTGGGATTGTCGGTACACTAGGTCATTTTGGTACATTAGGACATTCTGCCCACTTACCAGCAGGTTTGGCAGTAGTAGGGTTAGTTTTACTTTCTGCTGGTAGCGCCATTATGATTACGCCTGAACGTGCTTGGTTACGTTCTATCCATAATGGGACAAATATTGCTTTATTTGTGGGATTAGTTTGGGTTTCAATTACAGGCTGGGTTGTAGTACAAAAGTATTTGCCTTGAAGTTAGTGCGATGTCTTGGTTGTCTTACTCAAGAGTAGGCGAGAAATCAGTCGCTTGATTGAGTGTTTATTATCACTAAGTTAGCGAAAATACTAATAGTTTAAGGTGAATTGTTTTGTCTAATACTCAGCAAAAATAAAAACCATGAACAAATTGATTGTAGGAATTATCCTTGCAGTTAGCTTGGCTAGTGTGGTTGGTGCGGCGCTTGGCTGGATGTATCCCTTCCGCAGTGAAACTGTCAACCAAATTAATTCTACTGAACCCTCCCCCACAACGACTACCTCATCTAGTCAAAATAACACTCAGGCTGTTGAATCTGCACAAAATAACACTTTTACAGAAACTGACCCCAATAATTCCAACGATACAGCATCAGATGAACAGGAATCAGTACCCGCTTTGTGGTAGATAAATTTTATTGAAATTAGTTATTTTAGTATTGAGTTCTTAGGCATCAACTAAAAACTGTACAGATATAATTATCGACTGATGCTGAAACCTGCCCCTACAAATCAACAACTCGCAAGTAATGAACGTAGCAAGTGACATTTTAATTATCGGTAGCGGTATTATTGGTCTGTCGCTGGCTGTGGAATTGCGTAGACGCGGGGCAAGTGTTACTGTATTATCTCGTGATTTTAAGCAAGCAGCAGCCCATGCTGCGGCGGGAATGCTTGCGCCTCAAGCAGAAAATCTTCCTCCAAGCCCAATGTTGGATTTGTGTTTGCGTAGTCGGGCATTATATCCAGAATGGGTACAGACTTTAGAAGAACTTACTGGCGCGATCGCACTCTACTGGGATTGTGGTATTCTAGCTCCAGTTTATGCAGATCAAGCACCTAACGAATTATCCAATAATGGTGTAGTTAGTCATTGGTTGGATAAAGATGCGATCGCACAATTACAACCAGGCTTAAGTTCAGATGTTATCGGTGGCTACTGGTATCCAGAAGATGCTCAAGTAGATAATCGCGCGTTAGCTCAAGTTTTATGGTTAGCTGCTCAAAATTTGGGTGTAGATATTCGTGAAGGTGTGATAGTTGAGGAGATTCAACATCAAGCAGACAGAGTTGTGATTGTTAAGACTTCTGCGGGTGATTTTTCTGCTCAACATTATGTATTAGCAACTGGCGCTTGGTCAAATCAATTCTTGTCTTTACCTGTTTATCCTAAAAAGGGACAAATGTTGTCTCTACAAGTACCAGTTAATAAATATAATCACCAAGCTATTACAGAGAAATTACCTTTACAACGAGTATTATTTGGCTCAGAAATATATATAGTACCGCGCCAAGATGGTCGAATTGTACTAGGTGCGACTAGCGAGGAAGTAGGGTTTGAACCTAATAACACACCAGCAGGTATCCAAAAGTTACTTACAGCAGCTATTCGCCTGTTTCCACAATTGGCAGATTTTTCTATTCAAGAGTTGTGGTGGGGATTTCGACCAACTACGCCAGACGAGTTACCTATACTGGGTAGGAGTGCCTACGAGAATTTAACTATAGCTACAGGTCACTACCGCAATGGTATTTTGTTAGCGCCAATTACTGCTGTTTTACTTGCAGATATGATTATGCAGCAGCAAGTTGATCCTTTGCTAAGTTATTTCCATTACTCTAGGTTTTAAGTCATTAGACTTATTGCAAAAATTCTTAATTTGTTTTAGAACGCAGATTAACCGCAGATAAACGCAGATGAAATATAAGATTGATCTACTTATGCAAGAGATCCATTAATTTCTGCTACCAAAGGATAAAATCGCACTTTGATTACTGTACATTGACAAAACCAAACAGTTTAGCGAATCCTCCTAGAATAGCTACAATCAGCCCGATTAAAACGCCACGACTGAGAAATTCTTGATTGTCCATTCGCTTGCTAAGTCCGTCTAACTTTGATTCCAGTCGTTTTTCTAGTCCGTCTACCTTTTCTTCTAGCCTAGCCTGACCTACTTTTAGGTCTGTAACGTCACGACTAAGCGTGTCTAGCTTCTGGTCAATTTTGGTTAAAATTTCCTTGAGGTCTGATTCAATGGTTATACTCATAAAAATACCCCTGCAACATCATTAAGTACATTGTCTGCGATCCTAGCTGTAGAGAAGGGAGCAGCTTAAACCTTAAAAAAAAGTTTCCAGAAGTCTTATCATTAAAGTCTTAACTGGTATTGACAAAATGCAAACTATTGAAAAGTCTACACAAATAAAGAGCGATCGCCCTCTCGTTATCGCTGGAAAAACTTTTAAATCTCGCTTGATGACGGGAACAGGTAAGTATCGCACAATTGAAGAAATGCAGCAAAGTATTATTGCCAGTGGTTGCGAAATTGTGACTGTTGCTGTACGTCGGGTGCAAACGAAAGCACCAGGGCATGAAGGTTTGGCAGAGGCGCTAGATTGGACAAAGATTTGGATGCTACCTAATACCGCAGGTTGTCAAACTGCTGAAGATGCTATCCGCGTTGCTAGATTAGGGCGAGAGATGGCGAAGTTATTAGGACAGGAAGATAATAATTTTGTCAAGTTAGAAGTTATCCCTGACACTAAATATTTATTACCCGATCCGATTGGGACATTGCAAGCCGCAGAACAGCTTGTAAAAGAAGGCTTTGCGGTGTTGCCATATATTAATGCCGATCCATTACTAGCAAAACGTTTAGAAGATGTTGGCTGTGTAACAGTGATGCCTTTGGGTTCGCCGATTGGTTCTGGACAAGGGATTAACAATGCTGCCAATATTCAGATAATTATTGATAATGCTAATGTTCCGGTGGTTGTAGATGCAGGAATCGGCGCACCTAGCGAAGCTGCACAGGCGATGGAAATGGGGGCGGATGCTTTGTTGATTAATAGTGCGATCGCACTAGCTCAAAACCCTGTAGCAATGGCGCGGGCTATGGGTTTGGCTGCTGAAGCAGGTCGTCTTGCTTACGAAGCTGGAAGAATTCCTGTTAAGACTTACGCTAGTGCAAGTTCTCCTTTAACTGGCACGATTACTAATTAACACCCTAAATATATTGTGCTACAGTTAGTAACAAGGTAGTAATACATTGACAAGCTATGGTTCGGGTTCTGTATGCCCAACTGGTGCGCCAACCTTTGGATTGAGCGTATACCGCACAACAATAGGTCACTACTCCACCGTTTGATTAGCTCAGTGGTAGAGCATCCGGTAGTTATATCGGCAGTCGTAGGT contains:
- a CDS encoding DUF1830 domain-containing protein encodes the protein MAQILDPVPSDGSNVILCCYVNATSQMQIARITNVPNWYFERVVFPGQRLVFEAIADAHLEIHTGMMASAILSDHIPCVELSVNDTISTISITETSQEKKDYNPTLSPVNHKIIATPEPLTTSTLC
- a CDS encoding DUF4079 domain-containing protein — its product is MNLPSFLWLWRSAAWSMGFAVLAYLLLGITGWMLSRQEEQENPQPKWLKPFHNITGIILVGLVLFLLAIGIVGTLGHFGTLGHSAHLPAGLAVVGLVLLSAGSAIMITPERAWLRSIHNGTNIALFVGLVWVSITGWVVVQKYLP
- a CDS encoding hemolysin XhlA family protein; amino-acid sequence: MSITIESDLKEILTKIDQKLDTLSRDVTDLKVGQARLEEKVDGLEKRLESKLDGLSKRMDNQEFLSRGVLIGLIVAILGGFAKLFGFVNVQ
- a CDS encoding thiazole synthase produces the protein MQTIEKSTQIKSDRPLVIAGKTFKSRLMTGTGKYRTIEEMQQSIIASGCEIVTVAVRRVQTKAPGHEGLAEALDWTKIWMLPNTAGCQTAEDAIRVARLGREMAKLLGQEDNNFVKLEVIPDTKYLLPDPIGTLQAAEQLVKEGFAVLPYINADPLLAKRLEDVGCVTVMPLGSPIGSGQGINNAANIQIIIDNANVPVVVDAGIGAPSEAAQAMEMGADALLINSAIALAQNPVAMARAMGLAAEAGRLAYEAGRIPVKTYASASSPLTGTITN